From Agromyces sp. SYSU T00194, a single genomic window includes:
- the rplL gene encoding 50S ribosomal protein L7/L12 — protein MAKLSTEELLEQFKGLTLIELSEFVKAFEETFEVTAAAPVAVAAAGAPAAGGEAAAEEEKTEFDVILEAAGDKKIQVIKVVRELTSLGLGEAKAVVDGAPKAVLEAAAKDAADKAKEALEAAGATVTLK, from the coding sequence ATGGCAAAGCTGTCCACTGAGGAGCTGCTCGAGCAGTTCAAGGGCCTGACCCTCATCGAGCTCTCGGAGTTCGTCAAGGCGTTCGAGGAGACCTTCGAGGTCACCGCGGCCGCCCCCGTCGCCGTTGCCGCTGCCGGTGCTCCGGCCGCGGGTGGCGAGGCCGCCGCCGAGGAGGAGAAGACCGAGTTCGACGTCATCCTCGAGGCCGCCGGCGACAAGAAGATCCAGGTCATCAAGGTCGTCCGCGAGCTGACCTCGCTCGGCCTCGGCGAGGCCAAGGCCGTCGTCGACGGTGCCCCCAAGGCCGTCCTCGAGGCTGCCGCCAAGGACGCCGCTGACAAGGCGAAGGAGGCCCTCGAGGCCGCCGGCGCCACCGTCACGCTCAAGTAG
- a CDS encoding carbohydrate ABC transporter permease, with protein MSALGELRRMKGTGDGPAPATSRGRKQNRAAFLFLAPWFLGLFLITVGPMAASLVLSFTRYNLLSPPRFNGIDNIVRMFEDDRLHTSIEVTFSYVFISVPLQLALALLLAVVLDRGLRGLSFYRSAFYLPSLLGASVAIAMLWRQIFGVDGLVNQVLAVFGIEGQGWISSPDTALGTLMILNVWTFGSPMVIFLAGLRQIPVMYYEAASVDGAGRWQQFWRITMPMLTPIIFFNLILQIIGAFQSFTQAYIVSGGTGGPIDSTLFYTLYLYDRGFANLDMGYASAMAWLLLVIIAAFTALNFWASKYWVFYDDQD; from the coding sequence ATGAGCGCGCTCGGCGAGCTGCGGCGCATGAAGGGCACGGGCGACGGCCCCGCGCCCGCCACGTCACGCGGGCGGAAGCAGAACCGGGCGGCGTTCCTGTTCCTCGCTCCGTGGTTCCTCGGGCTCTTCCTGATCACCGTCGGGCCGATGGCCGCATCGCTCGTGCTCTCGTTCACCCGCTACAACCTGTTGAGCCCGCCGCGGTTCAACGGCATCGACAACATCGTCCGCATGTTCGAGGACGACCGGCTGCACACGTCGATCGAGGTCACGTTCTCGTACGTGTTCATCTCGGTGCCGCTGCAGCTCGCCCTCGCGCTGCTGCTGGCCGTGGTGCTCGACCGCGGCCTGCGCGGGCTGTCGTTCTACCGCTCGGCGTTCTACCTGCCGTCGCTGCTCGGCGCGAGCGTCGCGATCGCGATGCTCTGGCGGCAGATCTTCGGCGTCGACGGCCTGGTCAACCAAGTGCTCGCCGTCTTCGGCATCGAGGGGCAGGGCTGGATCTCGAGCCCCGACACGGCACTCGGCACGCTCATGATCCTGAACGTCTGGACCTTCGGTTCGCCCATGGTGATCTTCCTCGCCGGGCTCCGGCAGATCCCGGTCATGTACTACGAGGCGGCTTCCGTCGACGGGGCCGGACGCTGGCAGCAGTTCTGGCGCATCACGATGCCGATGCTCACGCCGATCATCTTCTTCAACCTGATCCTCCAGATCATCGGCGCGTTCCAGTCGTTCACCCAGGCGTACATCGTCTCGGGCGGCACCGGCGGCCCGATCGACTCGACGCTCTTCTACACGCTGTACCTCTACGACCGCGGCTTCGCGAACCTCGACATGGGGTACGCGTCCGCGATGGCCTGGCTGCTGCTGGTCATCATCGCCGCATTCACCGCGCTCAACTTCTGGGCCTCGAAGTATTGGGTCTTCTACGATGACCAGGACTGA
- a CDS encoding carbohydrate ABC transporter permease: MLYPVIWMVVSSLRPTEVIFREPGIILDSFEVSNYVDGWNALSYPFNVYLLNSSLVVLGCIVGNLVSCSLAAYAFARLEFTAKRLWFAIMLVSIMLPIHVIIVPQYVMFSQVGWVNTFLPLIVPKLLATDAFFVFLMVQFIRGIPRELDEAARIDGAGHFRIYAQVILPLMVPALATAAIFTFIWTWNDFFSQLIYLTKPDLYTVPLALRAFVDADSATNFGEMFAMSVVALLPIFLIFLFGQRFLIKGIATTGIK, from the coding sequence ATGCTCTACCCGGTGATCTGGATGGTCGTGAGCTCGCTCCGGCCGACCGAGGTGATCTTCCGGGAGCCGGGCATCATCCTTGACAGCTTCGAGGTGTCGAACTACGTCGACGGGTGGAACGCGCTGTCGTACCCGTTCAACGTGTACCTGCTGAACTCGTCGCTGGTCGTGCTCGGATGCATCGTCGGCAACCTGGTCTCGTGCTCGCTGGCGGCCTACGCGTTCGCCCGCCTCGAGTTCACGGCGAAGCGGCTCTGGTTCGCGATCATGCTCGTGTCGATCATGCTCCCGATCCACGTGATCATCGTGCCGCAGTACGTGATGTTCTCCCAGGTCGGCTGGGTCAACACGTTCCTGCCGCTGATCGTGCCGAAGCTGCTCGCGACCGACGCGTTCTTCGTCTTCCTGATGGTGCAGTTCATCCGCGGCATCCCGCGCGAGCTCGACGAGGCCGCCCGCATCGACGGCGCCGGCCACTTCCGCATCTACGCGCAGGTGATCCTGCCGCTCATGGTGCCGGCCCTCGCGACGGCCGCGATCTTCACCTTCATCTGGACCTGGAACGACTTCTTCAGCCAGCTCATCTACCTGACGAAGCCCGACCTGTACACCGTCCCGCTCGCGCTGCGCGCGTTCGTGGACGCGGACAGCGCGACGAACTTCGGCGAGATGTTCGCCATGAGCGTCGTGGCGCTGCTGCCGATCTTCCTGATCTTCCTCTTCGGCCAGCGATTCCTGATCAAGGGCATCGCGACGACGGGGATCAAGTGA
- a CDS encoding ABC transporter substrate-binding protein, whose protein sequence is MRGITRRTTVAAAALGAAATLALTACAGGGSTGEQELSDEPVTLTFTWWGNDTRHEITEQLIEVFEEQNPNITVEPQYTDWSGYWDKLSTSVAAGDIPDIIQMDEKQLSTYAANGVLLDLGSLESLDTGDFPAAVLGTGALDGTQYGIPVGINSYTYMANLDLLDEYGIELPDDTTWTWDEFVATAQAVSDASGGDVVGSQSWGFEDGGLKNWLRQQGSDLYSADGGIAATEEDLASWWQFLLDSTDAGALPDPSATIEREAGGLAESFTATNESAFGPWWSNQVQALRDASGQNLVALRVPGSADGSPYYKPSMFWSASSKTEHPAEVALFLDFLANSEDAADLLLTERGVPANEAIRAYVTPQLDEVNKSVVEYLDALAPEVGDAPPATPPGGGAIEDVIDQNTQKVLFGELTPEEAAAAFIEELQRALDDAM, encoded by the coding sequence ATGCGAGGCATCACACGCCGCACCACCGTTGCCGCGGCGGCCCTGGGGGCAGCAGCGACGCTCGCCCTCACCGCCTGCGCCGGCGGCGGCTCGACCGGGGAGCAGGAGCTCTCCGACGAGCCGGTCACCCTCACCTTCACCTGGTGGGGCAACGACACCCGTCACGAGATCACGGAGCAGCTCATCGAGGTGTTCGAGGAGCAGAACCCGAACATCACGGTCGAGCCGCAGTACACCGACTGGTCGGGCTACTGGGACAAGCTGTCGACCTCGGTCGCCGCCGGCGACATCCCCGACATCATCCAGATGGACGAGAAGCAGCTCTCGACGTACGCTGCCAACGGCGTGCTGCTCGACCTCGGCTCGCTCGAGTCGCTGGACACCGGCGACTTCCCGGCGGCGGTGCTCGGCACGGGCGCGCTCGACGGCACCCAGTACGGCATCCCGGTGGGCATCAACTCCTACACCTACATGGCGAACCTCGACCTGCTCGACGAGTACGGCATCGAGCTGCCCGACGACACCACGTGGACGTGGGACGAGTTCGTCGCGACCGCCCAGGCCGTCAGCGACGCGAGCGGCGGCGACGTCGTGGGCTCGCAGTCGTGGGGCTTCGAGGACGGCGGCCTCAAGAACTGGCTGCGCCAGCAGGGCAGCGACCTCTACTCGGCCGACGGCGGCATCGCCGCGACCGAGGAGGACCTCGCCTCGTGGTGGCAGTTCCTGCTCGACTCGACCGACGCGGGCGCGCTGCCCGACCCGTCGGCGACCATCGAGCGCGAGGCCGGCGGCCTGGCGGAGTCGTTCACGGCGACCAACGAGTCGGCCTTCGGCCCGTGGTGGTCGAACCAGGTGCAGGCGCTGCGCGACGCGAGCGGCCAGAACCTCGTCGCCCTGCGCGTGCCGGGCTCGGCCGACGGCTCGCCGTACTACAAGCCGTCCATGTTCTGGTCGGCCTCATCGAAGACCGAGCACCCCGCGGAGGTCGCGCTGTTCCTCGACTTCCTCGCCAACAGCGAGGACGCCGCGGACCTGCTGCTGACCGAGCGCGGCGTCCCCGCGAACGAGGCGATCCGCGCCTACGTGACCCCGCAGCTGGACGAGGTCAACAAGTCGGTCGTCGAGTACCTCGACGCGCTGGCTCCCGAGGTCGGCGACGCGCCGCCCGCCACGCCCCCGGGTGGCGGCGCGATCGAGGACGTCATCGACCAGAACACCCAGAAGGTGCTGTTCGGCGAGCTGACCCCGGAGGAGGCGGCCGCCGCCTTCATCGAGGAACTGCAGCGCGCGCTCGACGACGCGATGTGA